One Calditrichia bacterium DNA window includes the following coding sequences:
- a CDS encoding glycosyltransferase family 4 protein: protein MKKALIVTYYWPPAGGPGVQRVVRFVRYFRQFGWEPIVLTVKNGDYPAIDETLHKQLPENLRIEKTDILEPYAIYRKFTGKSAEEKIPTFVLSGKSSDSKKDRLAKWVRGNIFIPDARIGWIPNAVRAGSKLIREENIDLIFATSPPHTVQLIAKKLAKRHKIPWVADLRDPWTEAFWAEEMKKSRLADAIDRKLERSVLQQADLITTVSEGLGKIFLQKGALACEVIHNGFEPKPPQPLKSDKFMLLFFGHLNKSQNPETLFRSLCTLPDAIRENLKIVFVGRIFEGFAGLFEKFGQQLAIERRNYMPLDEVLAFARSASILLHPMISATYIEGVIGAKMFDYLSLQKPILTLGEKNGIVREVLQETESGEIVEYADLQGIADFVLEKYKIWQKNSFVLLDNSDKLSNYTTETNTLKLLNLFNALIGR, encoded by the coding sequence ATGAAAAAAGCCTTAATTGTAACCTATTATTGGCCACCGGCCGGCGGCCCCGGCGTGCAGCGCGTGGTTCGTTTTGTGCGATATTTTCGCCAGTTTGGGTGGGAGCCAATTGTGCTCACCGTGAAAAACGGTGATTACCCCGCCATCGACGAAACGCTGCACAAACAATTGCCGGAAAATTTGCGGATAGAAAAGACCGATATTTTGGAGCCGTACGCGATTTACCGCAAGTTTACCGGAAAATCCGCCGAAGAAAAAATCCCCACATTTGTGCTCAGCGGAAAAAGTAGTGACAGCAAAAAAGATCGCCTGGCGAAATGGGTACGCGGCAATATTTTTATTCCCGATGCCCGGATCGGCTGGATTCCGAACGCCGTTCGCGCGGGCAGCAAGCTCATTCGCGAAGAAAATATCGATCTGATTTTTGCGACATCGCCGCCGCACACGGTTCAGCTTATCGCCAAAAAACTGGCCAAACGCCACAAAATACCGTGGGTTGCGGACTTGCGCGATCCCTGGACGGAAGCATTTTGGGCGGAAGAAATGAAAAAATCGCGTCTGGCGGATGCGATCGATCGCAAACTGGAGCGCTCTGTGTTGCAGCAAGCAGATTTGATCACCACGGTTAGTGAGGGATTGGGCAAAATTTTTCTCCAAAAGGGCGCATTAGCCTGCGAAGTGATTCACAACGGATTCGAGCCGAAACCGCCACAGCCGCTGAAATCGGACAAATTTATGCTGCTGTTTTTCGGACATCTCAACAAAAGCCAAAATCCCGAAACGCTGTTTCGTTCGCTGTGTACCTTGCCGGACGCGATTCGCGAGAATCTGAAAATTGTATTCGTCGGACGCATTTTTGAGGGTTTCGCCGGGCTTTTTGAAAAATTTGGGCAGCAACTGGCGATCGAACGGCGCAATTACATGCCGCTGGACGAAGTGCTGGCATTTGCCCGCAGCGCCAGTATTTTGCTGCATCCGATGATTTCGGCAACCTATATCGAAGGGGTGATCGGCGCAAAAATGTTCGATTATCTTTCGCTGCAAAAACCGATTCTCACCCTCGGCGAAAAAAACGGCATCGTGCGGGAAGTGCTGCAGGAAACCGAAAGCGGCGAAATTGTCGAATACGCAGATTTGCAGGGCATCGCGGATTTTGTGTTGGAAAAATACAAAATCTGGCAAAAAAATAGTTTCGTGTTGTTGGACAATTCAGATAAGCTGAGCAACTACACAACCGAAACCAACACATTGAAATTATTGAATTTATTCAACGCATTGATCGGTCGCTGA
- a CDS encoding T9SS type A sorting domain-containing protein, with amino-acid sequence MKLSIKNTILFLILIFGSNPIFAQQFTFDIVVSDNLGNSTTLTIGMNPAGTAGYDSGLDIKQPPPPPAPAFDARLIITGDELQTDIRLISTDETIYRMDFIHDPSASNMTLSWNMSKADSLGAMEVQTLAGATLQDMTTNASYTFNTTTPILTISMTVTEDITLPVSLMNFSASGSADGVQLLWSTASEIQNLGFEIYRSAQQNDGFRLIGSYENNPDLRGAGTTNVQNDYAFTDPSATSGETYWYRLADVDFSGVRTLHAPISVIAGENSGGIPQKFALAQNFPNPFNPGTTIRFELPEAANVNLSVFNLLGEKVAEVLSRNLPAGTHQTTWDAGYLPGGVYFYQLQTPKFTATRKMILLK; translated from the coding sequence ATGAAATTATCGATTAAAAATACAATCCTTTTTTTAATATTAATTTTTGGCAGCAACCCGATTTTTGCCCAACAATTTACCTTTGATATCGTCGTTTCAGATAACCTCGGGAACAGCACAACGCTGACTATCGGGATGAACCCAGCCGGCACCGCCGGATACGACTCCGGTTTGGATATCAAACAACCGCCGCCGCCGCCCGCACCAGCTTTTGATGCGCGGTTGATAATTACAGGTGATGAATTACAGACGGACATTCGATTAATTTCAACTGACGAAACCATTTACCGGATGGATTTTATCCACGATCCATCCGCATCCAACATGACACTCAGCTGGAATATGAGTAAAGCGGATAGCCTTGGCGCAATGGAAGTCCAAACACTTGCCGGCGCAACATTACAGGACATGACAACAAATGCCAGCTACACTTTCAACACAACGACACCCATTTTAACCATCTCAATGACCGTAACCGAAGACATCACCCTGCCCGTTTCGCTGATGAATTTTTCCGCCAGCGGTAGCGCTGACGGCGTGCAACTGCTGTGGTCAACTGCCAGCGAGATACAGAATCTGGGATTCGAAATTTATCGCTCCGCACAGCAAAACGACGGATTTCGGTTGATCGGCAGCTACGAAAACAACCCGGATTTGCGCGGCGCCGGAACCACCAACGTGCAAAATGATTACGCATTTACCGACCCATCTGCGACTTCCGGCGAAACCTACTGGTATCGATTGGCGGATGTAGATTTCAGCGGCGTGCGAACGTTGCATGCGCCGATTTCCGTGATTGCCGGTGAAAACAGCGGCGGCATTCCCCAAAAATTCGCTCTGGCGCAAAATTTCCCGAATCCGTTTAATCCCGGCACAACCATTCGGTTTGAGCTGCCGGAAGCGGCAAATGTTAATCTGTCCGTGTTCAATTTGTTGGGGGAAAAAGTAGCAGAAGTGCTTTCTCGCAATCTGCCGGCAGGTACACACCAAACCACCTGGGATGCCGGATATCTGCCCGGCGGCGTGTATTTTTATCAATTGCAAACGCCCAAATTTACGGCCACCCGCAAAATGATTTTACTGAAGTAA
- a CDS encoding zinc ribbon domain-containing protein → MPTYDYQCQNCGHRFELFQRMSDDPVTTCPTCEGPVERLITGGTGLIFKGSGFYITDYKSNGNGKSADKKDTGSKGESKSSDSSSTKSTD, encoded by the coding sequence ATGCCAACGTATGATTACCAATGCCAGAATTGCGGGCATCGTTTCGAGTTGTTTCAACGAATGAGTGACGATCCGGTTACCACTTGTCCGACATGCGAAGGTCCTGTTGAGCGGTTGATTACGGGCGGCACCGGATTGATTTTTAAGGGCTCGGGTTTTTATATCACGGATTACAAATCGAACGGTAACGGAAAATCTGCGGATAAAAAAGATACGGGCTCGAAAGGTGAATCCAAATCATCCGATTCATCTTCAACAAAATCAACAGATTAG
- the icd gene encoding isocitrate dehydrogenase (NADP(+)), producing the protein MYKHITVPEWGQAITFSNGQYNVPDKPIIPFIEGDGIGPDIWRASQRVFDASVAKAYGGKKQIAWCEIYAGEKAQDLYKEWLPAESLDAIRKYYIAIKGPLTTPVGGGFRSLNVAIRQILNLYACIRPVKYYKGVPSPVREPEKMDVIIFRENTEDVYSGIEYRQGTPEAKKLIEFLTKELGATIREDSGIGIKPISVTGSKQLVRKAIDYLISQNRRNITLMHKGNIMKFTEGSFKDWGYELAKEEYADKLISEDELWEKFDGKEPAGKKVIKDRIADSMFQQILTRTDEYDIIATPNLNGDYISDACAAQVGGLGMAPGANIGDELSVFEATHGTAPKYAGQDKVNPASVILSGVLMLQYMGWNEAAALIEQAIEKSILQKRVTYDLARQMEGNVKSLKTSEFAEAIVDNF; encoded by the coding sequence ATGTATAAGCACATCACAGTTCCGGAGTGGGGGCAAGCCATTACGTTTTCAAACGGCCAGTATAACGTGCCGGATAAACCGATTATTCCGTTCATCGAAGGCGACGGGATCGGCCCGGATATCTGGCGGGCATCGCAGCGCGTTTTCGACGCGTCTGTTGCCAAAGCGTATGGCGGAAAAAAACAAATTGCATGGTGTGAAATTTACGCCGGCGAAAAAGCGCAGGATTTATATAAAGAATGGCTTCCGGCAGAATCGCTGGATGCAATCCGCAAATATTACATCGCCATCAAAGGTCCGTTGACAACGCCGGTTGGCGGCGGTTTCCGCAGCCTGAACGTTGCAATTCGCCAGATTTTGAATTTGTATGCCTGCATTCGTCCGGTAAAATATTACAAAGGTGTGCCCAGCCCGGTACGTGAACCCGAAAAAATGGATGTCATTATTTTCCGCGAAAACACCGAAGACGTGTATTCCGGTATCGAATATCGTCAGGGAACCCCGGAAGCAAAAAAACTGATCGAATTTTTGACCAAAGAATTGGGCGCGACGATCCGCGAAGACTCCGGCATCGGTATCAAACCGATCAGCGTGACTGGCTCCAAACAGTTGGTGCGCAAAGCGATTGATTATTTGATTTCCCAAAATCGCCGCAACATCACGCTGATGCACAAAGGCAATATCATGAAATTTACCGAAGGCTCGTTCAAAGATTGGGGCTACGAACTCGCCAAAGAAGAATATGCCGATAAGCTGATCAGCGAAGACGAACTGTGGGAAAAATTTGACGGAAAAGAGCCGGCCGGCAAAAAAGTGATCAAAGATCGCATTGCCGACAGCATGTTCCAGCAAATCCTCACCCGTACGGATGAATACGATATTATCGCAACGCCGAACCTGAACGGCGATTACATCAGCGATGCCTGTGCCGCGCAAGTTGGCGGTTTGGGAATGGCGCCGGGCGCCAATATCGGCGACGAGCTGAGCGTTTTCGAAGCCACCCACGGCACCGCGCCGAAATATGCCGGACAGGACAAAGTGAACCCGGCATCCGTGATTCTCTCCGGTGTGCTCATGCTCCAATACATGGGCTGGAACGAAGCCGCAGCGTTAATCGAACAAGCCATCGAAAAATCCATCCTGCAAAAGCGGGTGACTTACGATCTGGCGCGTCAGATGGAAGGCAATGTAAAGTCGCTGAAAACCTCTGAATTTGCCGAAGCGATTGTGGATAACTTCTAA
- a CDS encoding class I SAM-dependent methyltransferase, with amino-acid sequence MKKTQFSDKKGQPTAPYSKIAAVYDQMMLHVNYPRWAEFIDAVLRREKVGEFPYLLDIGCGTGRFLTEMHKLGYHGDGCDPSREMLNQAKNRLPGADFFRSKLPDLLEVPADHYPVMTCLYDSINYLMDEKTLAQALRTVYNKLQTPGVFIFDVVSRLNCLHYFQNYSDSEVLDEKTAYYRESYFDDEESIQYNQVRIHTAEGIFEESHRQRIYSFKTIEQIIDDETDFLMAHCFDEFSFHKAGRRTTRAHFVLRKLD; translated from the coding sequence ATGAAAAAAACGCAATTCTCGGATAAAAAAGGACAGCCGACAGCGCCATACAGTAAAATTGCGGCTGTTTACGATCAAATGATGTTGCATGTCAACTATCCGCGATGGGCGGAATTTATCGATGCGGTGTTGCGTCGGGAGAAGGTTGGCGAGTTTCCGTATTTGCTGGATATCGGCTGCGGCACCGGCCGTTTTTTGACGGAAATGCACAAACTTGGCTATCACGGCGATGGCTGCGATCCGTCCCGCGAAATGCTCAATCAGGCCAAAAACCGCTTGCCCGGCGCCGATTTTTTTCGCAGCAAGCTCCCGGATTTGCTGGAAGTTCCGGCTGATCACTATCCGGTGATGACCTGTTTGTATGATTCTATCAATTATTTGATGGACGAAAAAACACTCGCACAGGCGCTGCGAACCGTTTACAACAAATTGCAAACACCCGGCGTTTTTATTTTTGATGTTGTCAGCCGGTTGAATTGTTTGCATTATTTCCAAAACTATTCCGATAGCGAAGTGCTGGACGAAAAAACAGCCTACTATCGGGAAAGCTATTTTGACGACGAAGAATCCATCCAGTACAATCAGGTGCGCATCCACACCGCGGAAGGAATTTTTGAAGAATCGCATCGCCAAAGAATCTACAGTTTCAAAACAATTGAGCAGATTATCGATGACGAAACAGATTTTTTGATGGCGCATTGTTTCGACGAATTCAGTTTTCACAAAGCCGGGCGGCGAACCACCCGAGCCCATTTTGTGCTGCGAAAACTGGACTGA
- the ftsE gene encoding cell division ATP-binding protein FtsE codes for MIEMFNVTIRIGNRPIINDISLSIGKGEFVYVIGKTGSGKTTLLRSIYMDQLPNAGNVLVDRFSTSSIKRREIPLLRRKLGVIFQDFKLLTDRNVFENVAFALRVIGEPARAIKPRVLTVLTRVGLHHKRYQMPNQLSGGEQQRVAIARALVNKPFILLADEPTGNLDPQVSKEILELLETINNSGTAILMATHNYELIRQFPHRTVVLDNGRVYREIPPSQIRQEGKN; via the coding sequence ATGATCGAAATGTTTAACGTCACCATTCGCATCGGCAACCGGCCGATCATCAACGATATCAGCCTGAGCATCGGCAAAGGCGAGTTTGTGTATGTGATTGGCAAAACCGGATCGGGGAAAACTACGCTATTGCGTTCGATATACATGGATCAACTGCCGAACGCCGGAAATGTGCTGGTGGATCGCTTCAGTACCTCAAGCATTAAACGGCGGGAAATTCCGCTGCTGCGCCGCAAACTCGGTGTCATTTTTCAGGATTTCAAATTGCTCACCGATCGCAATGTGTTCGAAAATGTTGCATTTGCGCTGCGGGTGATCGGCGAACCTGCACGGGCAATTAAACCGCGCGTACTCACCGTTTTAACACGGGTGGGATTGCATCACAAACGTTACCAAATGCCCAACCAGCTTTCCGGCGGCGAGCAACAGCGCGTTGCCATCGCCCGGGCGTTGGTGAACAAACCGTTTATTTTGCTGGCGGATGAACCGACCGGAAACCTCGATCCGCAGGTATCCAAAGAAATTCTGGAATTGCTGGAAACGATCAACAACAGCGGCACGGCAATTTTGATGGCTACCCACAATTACGAACTGATTCGCCAATTTCCGCACCGCACAGTGGTGCTGGATAACGGGCGGGTGTATCGCGAAATTCCGCCATCGCAAATTCGTCAGGAAGGCAAAAATTAG
- a CDS encoding ABC transporter permease gives MTTFFLIKEGFAGFKRAPLAASITIVTVALALTLVGGFALAVQNLADEFERTYRQIRLEAFIDASLNDAQRNGLIQRIKDVAGVATVEYVSPEAALASYRSEFGGDLVEVLGENPLPPSLKIELQSGFSQLSAVEAIVKQINNLPEVDDVVFAENVLRLLNRYFDIGLTIAIILGVVIICIAVVLIYNTIRLTIHSRKTLVEIMQLVGATHSFIKAPFMIEGILQGILGSLFACGILFWVGRFIRDLVFSNLHVPLLYFAGLIICGAVLGLLGSYISVSKYLKI, from the coding sequence ATGACCACATTTTTTTTGATAAAAGAAGGGTTTGCCGGATTCAAACGGGCGCCGCTGGCCGCGTCGATCACGATTGTGACGGTAGCGCTGGCGCTTACACTGGTTGGCGGTTTTGCGTTAGCCGTGCAAAATCTGGCGGATGAATTTGAGCGAACCTATCGCCAAATCCGGCTGGAAGCGTTTATCGACGCATCGCTGAATGACGCGCAGCGCAACGGATTGATTCAGCGAATAAAGGATGTCGCTGGCGTCGCCACTGTCGAATATGTGTCGCCGGAAGCTGCGCTGGCGTCGTATCGCAGCGAATTTGGCGGCGATCTGGTGGAAGTGCTCGGCGAAAACCCGTTGCCGCCGTCGCTTAAAATTGAGCTGCAAAGCGGTTTTTCACAGCTTTCTGCAGTTGAAGCTATCGTTAAGCAAATCAACAACTTACCGGAAGTGGACGATGTGGTTTTTGCCGAAAATGTGCTGCGGCTGCTCAATCGTTATTTTGATATCGGGCTAACCATCGCCATCATTTTGGGCGTTGTGATTATTTGCATCGCGGTGGTGCTCATTTACAACACGATTCGCCTGACCATCCACTCGCGCAAAACGCTGGTGGAAATTATGCAACTGGTTGGCGCAACCCATTCGTTCATCAAAGCGCCGTTTATGATTGAGGGCATTTTGCAGGGGATTTTGGGCAGCCTGTTTGCCTGTGGCATTTTATTTTGGGTGGGCAGGTTTATCCGGGATCTGGTTTTTTCAAACCTGCATGTGCCGCTGTTGTATTTCGCAGGATTGATTATTTGCGGTGCGGTTTTGGGATTGCTGGGCAGCTATATTTCAGTTAGTAAATACCTGAAAATTTGA
- a CDS encoding CYTH domain-containing protein: MAQEIERKFLVNGTAWRDLAEGVVYRQGYLAVMPERTVRVRIAGKKAFLTIKGKAKGLTRPEFEYEIPVADAQELLDNLCEKPLIEKTRRNIDFRGNVWEVDEFFGENAGLVIAEVELESENQSFEKPEWIAREVTGDKRYYNANLIANPFRNWKSDK; this comes from the coding sequence ATGGCACAGGAAATCGAACGAAAATTTTTGGTGAACGGTACAGCGTGGCGGGATTTGGCGGAAGGCGTCGTGTATCGGCAGGGCTATCTGGCGGTGATGCCGGAGCGAACGGTTCGGGTGCGTATCGCCGGAAAAAAGGCATTTTTGACGATCAAAGGCAAAGCCAAAGGGCTAACGCGACCGGAATTTGAATACGAAATTCCCGTTGCGGATGCGCAGGAATTGCTGGACAATCTCTGCGAAAAACCGCTGATCGAGAAAACGCGCCGCAACATTGATTTTCGCGGCAACGTGTGGGAAGTGGATGAATTTTTTGGCGAAAACGCTGGATTGGTGATCGCCGAAGTTGAGCTGGAATCGGAAAATCAATCGTTTGAAAAGCCGGAATGGATCGCCCGCGAAGTTACCGGCGACAAACGGTATTACAACGCCAATCTCATCGCCAATCCTTTTCGCAATTGGAAAAGCGATAAATAA
- a CDS encoding alpha-amylase: MQIHTPEWVKHAVFYQIYPDRFARSSRLQHPPGIQFKPWGSPPEEQGFQGGDLLGVVDKLDYLQDLGINAIYLNPIFSSASNHRYHTFDYMQVDPLLGGNAALRELLDAAHRRKMRVVLDGVFNHASRGFWAFHHILETGGNSPYLDWFHIYNWPLRPYSSDADNPPNYAAWWDLPALPKFNIQNPGVRKYLLDVAKFWVEFGIDGWRLDVPEEIDDAFFWQDFRRVVKHANPDAYIVGEIWHLAQSWLRGDRFDAVMNYPVGIAAINFFGAKHLRKFAKNEDFSLHSLTAEKFAERIDNIYGAYDWEINTAQMNMFDSHDTPRALWLVNEDLDSLRLATLFLMCMPGAPCIYYGTEIGMSGADDPHCRGAFPWDEPEKWDNYLREFYQGAIRLRKEHVALRTGSYHSLFAQKNVVAFGRKQGDYQQIFAVFNAGSRTKKVTIPASEIAENGKAFHSVWGEPTDCRVSDGEIKDLHIPGRSAIILVNSR; encoded by the coding sequence TTGCAAATTCATACACCGGAATGGGTCAAACACGCTGTTTTTTATCAAATTTACCCGGATCGTTTTGCGCGGAGTTCCCGGTTGCAGCATCCGCCGGGCATTCAGTTTAAACCGTGGGGATCACCGCCGGAGGAACAGGGCTTTCAGGGTGGCGATTTGCTGGGCGTTGTGGACAAACTGGATTATCTGCAGGATTTGGGCATCAACGCCATTTATCTCAACCCGATTTTTTCATCGGCGAGCAACCACCGTTATCACACGTTTGATTACATGCAGGTCGATCCGCTGCTCGGCGGCAACGCGGCGCTCCGCGAATTGCTCGATGCCGCGCATCGCCGGAAAATGCGCGTGGTGCTGGATGGCGTTTTCAATCACGCCAGCCGGGGATTTTGGGCGTTTCACCACATTTTGGAAACGGGCGGCAATTCGCCGTATCTGGACTGGTTTCATATTTACAACTGGCCGTTGCGCCCCTACAGCAGCGACGCAGATAACCCGCCAAATTACGCAGCCTGGTGGGATTTACCGGCGCTGCCCAAATTCAATATTCAAAATCCCGGTGTGCGAAAATACCTTTTGGATGTCGCGAAATTTTGGGTGGAATTTGGCATCGACGGCTGGCGGCTGGATGTGCCGGAGGAAATCGACGATGCATTTTTCTGGCAGGATTTCCGGCGGGTGGTGAAACATGCCAATCCCGATGCATACATCGTTGGCGAAATTTGGCATTTGGCGCAATCCTGGTTGCGCGGCGACCGGTTTGATGCGGTGATGAATTATCCGGTGGGGATTGCTGCGATCAATTTTTTCGGCGCGAAGCATCTCCGGAAATTTGCAAAAAATGAAGATTTTTCGCTGCATTCGCTGACCGCAGAGAAATTCGCCGAACGCATCGACAACATTTACGGCGCTTACGATTGGGAAATCAACACCGCGCAAATGAACATGTTCGACAGTCACGATACGCCCCGGGCGCTGTGGCTGGTGAATGAAGATCTGGATTCGCTGCGATTGGCAACGCTATTTTTGATGTGCATGCCCGGCGCGCCCTGCATTTATTACGGCACGGAAATTGGCATGAGCGGCGCGGACGATCCGCATTGCCGGGGCGCTTTTCCGTGGGATGAGCCGGAAAAATGGGACAATTATTTGCGGGAATTTTATCAGGGTGCGATCCGCTTGCGCAAAGAACATGTGGCGTTGCGAACCGGCAGCTACCACTCGCTGTTTGCGCAAAAAAACGTGGTTGCGTTCGGCAGAAAACAGGGCGATTACCAACAAATATTTGCCGTTTTTAACGCGGGCAGCCGCACAAAAAAGGTGACCATTCCGGCAAGTGAAATTGCCGAAAACGGCAAAGCATTCCACAGCGTTTGGGGCGAACCAACGGATTGCCGCGTCAGCGATGGCGAAATTAAGGATTTACATATTCCCGGCAGGTCTGCAATTATTTTGGTTAATTCCAGATAA
- a CDS encoding competence/damage-inducible protein A, which produces MKAALISIGNELLNGRTVNSNATFIGGKLFEIGVRVREIFTIRDEPESITNALTAALATNQIVLVTGGLGPTHDDITKKVIAGYFDSKLIFDESIVQRIEQKFRERGMRMPETNREQGFVPETATLIDNPVGTAPGLHFRQNGSHIFAMPGVPREMRAMVTDYILPLLSSEFQLKPTETRLFRTTRIPESGIYERCQHFLDEFSDLEIAFLPKFTGVDIRVTLPAIGDFSEKIAAFEQKLTQTIGKYIFTTEEDAMEATVGKLLKSQNLTLSVAESCTGGLIQQQITSVAGSSDYFSGGVVSYSNESKIKLLGVSPAALEKYGAVSEIVAQQMAEGIRQSLGTDFGISTTGIAGPGGGTAEKPVGLIFIGLATPDGTVVRQFNLGKDRHINQQQTAIFALDMLRRRLNGIPA; this is translated from the coding sequence CAGCAATGCAACATTTATCGGCGGCAAATTGTTTGAAATCGGTGTGCGGGTGCGCGAGATTTTTACGATCCGCGACGAACCGGAAAGCATCACCAATGCGTTAACAGCCGCACTCGCAACCAACCAAATTGTGTTGGTTACCGGCGGATTGGGACCAACTCACGACGATATTACCAAAAAAGTAATCGCCGGTTATTTTGATTCGAAACTGATTTTTGATGAATCGATTGTGCAGCGGATCGAGCAAAAATTCCGCGAGCGTGGTATGCGGATGCCCGAAACCAACCGCGAGCAGGGATTTGTGCCGGAAACAGCCACGCTCATCGATAATCCTGTGGGCACCGCGCCCGGGCTGCACTTCCGGCAAAACGGCAGCCATATTTTTGCGATGCCGGGTGTTCCCCGGGAAATGCGCGCAATGGTTACGGATTATATTCTTCCGCTGCTCTCCAGCGAATTTCAATTGAAGCCTACCGAAACCCGCCTGTTCCGCACCACGCGAATTCCGGAATCGGGCATTTACGAACGCTGCCAACATTTTCTGGATGAATTCAGCGATCTGGAAATTGCGTTTTTGCCAAAATTCACCGGTGTGGATATTCGCGTAACCTTGCCCGCGATTGGCGATTTTTCAGAAAAAATAGCCGCTTTTGAACAGAAGCTAACTCAAACCATCGGCAAATATATTTTCACCACAGAAGAAGATGCGATGGAAGCAACCGTTGGCAAACTGTTGAAATCACAGAACTTAACCCTTTCTGTCGCGGAAAGCTGCACCGGTGGATTGATCCAGCAACAAATTACATCCGTTGCAGGAAGCTCGGATTATTTTTCGGGCGGCGTGGTTAGTTACAGCAACGAGAGCAAAATAAAATTGCTGGGCGTTTCGCCGGCGGCGCTGGAAAAATACGGCGCTGTCAGCGAAATTGTGGCCCAGCAAATGGCCGAAGGCATCCGGCAGTCGCTGGGCACGGATTTCGGGATTTCCACCACCGGCATTGCCGGACCGGGCGGCGGAACGGCAGAAAAACCGGTCGGGCTAATTTTCATCGGGCTGGCAACACCGGACGGAACGGTTGTCCGACAATTTAATTTGGGAAAAGACCGGCACATCAATCAACAACAAACCGCCATTTTTGCGCTGGACATGCTGCGCCGCCGGCTCAACGGCATTCCCGCATAA